One window of Dehalobacterium formicoaceticum genomic DNA carries:
- the fdhD gene encoding formate dehydrogenase accessory sulfurtransferase FdhD: MADHSPGATVEITVIKIEGTDQKTERELVVVEKALTVYVNDQEFTTMVCSPGQEKELIAGFLSSEGMIQTPDQLVKTSLDQEKGLMWVETTGGSVLGETLFLKRYITSCCGKGKTSFYFANDARLTKEITSALKITSRDVSHYINLLESNSELFHQTGGVHSGAFASHGQLDSYVFDIGRHNVLDKLYGHAFLNGIDLTQKAIVFSGRISSEILIKTGKMGCPILIGVSAPTELAINLAEELGITVIGFARNKRMNVYTHPERILVSDQLSS, encoded by the coding sequence ATGGCAGATCATTCACCTGGGGCAACAGTAGAAATAACGGTCATTAAGATTGAAGGCACCGACCAGAAAACGGAAAGGGAATTGGTTGTGGTGGAAAAAGCATTGACAGTCTATGTCAACGACCAGGAATTTACTACCATGGTTTGTTCCCCCGGACAGGAAAAAGAGCTGATCGCAGGTTTTCTCTCCTCGGAAGGGATGATTCAAACTCCGGATCAGTTGGTAAAAACTTCATTAGACCAGGAAAAGGGCCTCATGTGGGTGGAGACAACCGGGGGGAGTGTGTTGGGGGAAACATTGTTCCTCAAGCGATATATTACTTCCTGCTGCGGCAAAGGAAAGACTTCCTTTTATTTTGCCAATGATGCCCGATTGACGAAAGAGATCACCAGTGCCCTCAAGATTACTTCGCGAGATGTAAGTCACTACATTAATCTTCTGGAAAGCAATTCAGAACTCTTCCATCAAACGGGGGGAGTGCATAGCGGTGCTTTCGCATCTCACGGACAACTGGATTCCTATGTCTTTGATATTGGACGCCATAACGTATTAGATAAGCTTTATGGCCATGCTTTTCTTAACGGGATTGATCTTACTCAAAAAGCAATCGTTTTCAGCGGACGAATTTCATCCGAGATTTTAATCAAGACCGGAAAAATGGGCTGTCCGATTTTAATTGGGGTGTCTGCTCCTACGGAATTGGCCATTAATTTGGCGGAAGAATTAGGTATTACTGTCATTGGCTTCGCCAGAAATAAGCGCATGAACGTGTATACCCATCCCGAAAGAATTCTTGTTTCTGATCAGCTATCTTCTTAA
- the hisI gene encoding phosphoribosyl-AMP cyclohydrolase, protein MQGINVRPAEIPSLPDFTQFLKFDDRGLIPAVIQDEKSGQVLMVAWMNQSSLLLTFVSGYTWFYSRSRQQLWKKGETSGHFQRVKELFYDCDGDTLLIKVDQTGVACHTGEFSCFHHQVDLGIKDQRPLLNL, encoded by the coding sequence ATGCAGGGCATTAATGTGCGTCCGGCAGAAATTCCTTCCTTACCTGACTTTACACAATTCTTAAAATTTGATGACCGGGGATTGATCCCGGCGGTTATTCAAGATGAAAAATCCGGCCAGGTGTTGATGGTTGCCTGGATGAATCAATCCTCCCTCCTTTTAACCTTTGTCTCCGGATATACCTGGTTTTATAGCCGCAGCCGGCAGCAACTATGGAAAAAAGGAGAAACTTCCGGCCATTTTCAACGGGTCAAGGAATTGTTTTATGATTGTGACGGCGATACTTTGCTGATTAAGGTGGACCAAACCGGTGTTGCCTGCCATACCGGGGAATTTAGTTGTTTTCATCATCAAGTGGATCTGGGGATCAAAGATCAGAGGCCTCTGCTCAATCTTTAA
- the hisA gene encoding 1-(5-phosphoribosyl)-5-[(5-phosphoribosylamino)methylideneamino]imidazole-4-carboxamide isomerase, which yields MLVIPAIDLRGGKCVRLIEGRLDQETIYSDDPAGMAQTFEQAGAERLHVVDLDGAFSGQMVNFDVIKKIVQGIKIPVQLGGGIRTMDSIDQLLDLGVSRVILGTAAISNLDLVQKSVEKYGGQIMVGIDSKNGQVAIEGWAETVGKTYLELGHEIRSLGITQVVFTDTRRDGTLQGPNLASSAELARTCDLEVIVSGGVSTIEDIRKIRQLKEPGIVGVIMGKALYAGKVDLKEAIKIGRGEEG from the coding sequence ATGTTAGTCATTCCGGCCATTGATCTCAGAGGTGGCAAGTGTGTGCGATTAATTGAAGGAAGACTTGATCAGGAAACGATTTATTCCGACGATCCGGCAGGCATGGCCCAAACCTTTGAACAAGCGGGTGCCGAAAGGCTTCATGTGGTGGATTTGGACGGAGCTTTTTCCGGTCAAATGGTAAATTTTGATGTCATTAAAAAGATCGTCCAAGGTATTAAAATCCCTGTTCAGCTGGGTGGAGGTATCCGTACCATGGACTCCATTGATCAGCTTCTGGATCTGGGGGTTAGCCGGGTAATATTGGGCACGGCAGCGATTTCCAATCTGGACCTGGTGCAAAAAAGTGTTGAGAAGTATGGCGGTCAAATCATGGTGGGCATTGACAGTAAAAACGGCCAGGTAGCCATTGAAGGCTGGGCAGAAACCGTAGGTAAAACGTATTTGGAGCTGGGCCATGAAATCCGATCCCTGGGGATCACCCAGGTGGTATTCACGGATACCCGCAGAGACGGGACCTTGCAGGGACCTAATCTGGCATCCTCGGCAGAATTAGCCCGAACTTGTGATTTAGAAGTCATTGTATCGGGAGGGGTATCCACCATCGAGGATATCAGAAAGATCCGGCAGCTGAAAGAGCCGGGGATTGTAGGCGTCATCATGGGCAAAGCTTTGTATGCGGGCAAGGTGGATCTGAAGGAAGCTATTAAAATCGGCAGAGGGGAGGAAGGATAA
- the hisH gene encoding imidazole glycerol phosphate synthase subunit HisH: MIVIIDYGMGNLASVQKGIARTGFDGVISSTPEILSQADGIILPGVGAFEAGMKNLRERGFLPEIKKAVQAGKPLLGICLGMQLLFEEGEEHGIHQGLGLFPGRVVKFNHLPDQLKVPHMGWNQVRKAGDYPLLKNIPSDTYFYFVHSYYVIPANSSLIGGVTHYGIDFPAAVGEDRVFGIQFHPEKSSAWGMKLLKNFGELVENVSHSGH, translated from the coding sequence ATGATCGTCATTATTGATTATGGAATGGGAAACCTGGCCAGTGTCCAAAAAGGCATAGCTCGCACCGGATTTGATGGAGTGATCAGCAGTACCCCGGAGATACTCTCCCAGGCGGATGGGATAATTCTCCCCGGTGTGGGAGCATTTGAAGCGGGGATGAAAAATTTGCGGGAAAGAGGATTTCTTCCCGAGATCAAAAAGGCTGTTCAGGCCGGAAAGCCCTTATTAGGGATCTGTCTGGGCATGCAATTGCTTTTTGAAGAAGGGGAAGAACATGGGATTCATCAGGGTTTGGGTCTTTTTCCCGGCCGGGTTGTTAAATTTAATCATTTGCCGGACCAATTGAAAGTCCCTCATATGGGTTGGAATCAAGTGCGCAAAGCAGGGGATTATCCGCTTCTGAAAAACATTCCTTCCGATACCTATTTTTATTTTGTTCATTCTTATTATGTGATACCGGCAAATTCATCTCTCATTGGCGGTGTCACCCATTATGGCATAGATTTTCCGGCTGCGGTGGGAGAGGATCGCGTTTTTGGCATCCAGTTCCATCCGGAAAAAAGCAGCGCATGGGGGATGAAATTATTAAAGAATTTTGGAGAGTTGGTGGAAAATGTTAGTCATTCCGGCCATTGA
- the hisB gene encoding imidazoleglycerol-phosphate dehydratase HisB, with the protein MMRQGMVERNTAETQIKLMLQLEGEGKLTGSTGIGFFDHMMTLFCRHSLFDCTLEMTGDLDVDEHHSIEDLGLVLGQAFREALGDKAGINRYGTFFVPMDETLIMVSLDLSGRPYLVCDLAPLPDKVGNFDTELVPEFLRAFAFSGGITLHVRQISGSNSHHIIEGIFKALARALRQAAARDNLEKGIPSSKGIL; encoded by the coding sequence ATGATGCGGCAAGGAATGGTAGAAAGAAATACGGCGGAAACCCAGATCAAATTGATGCTGCAGTTAGAGGGTGAGGGCAAGCTGACAGGCAGCACGGGCATCGGCTTTTTCGATCATATGATGACCTTATTTTGCCGGCATAGCTTATTTGATTGTACCTTGGAAATGACCGGAGATTTAGACGTGGATGAGCATCATAGTATTGAAGATTTAGGTTTGGTGTTGGGACAGGCTTTCCGGGAAGCCTTAGGAGATAAAGCAGGGATTAACAGGTATGGTACTTTTTTTGTTCCCATGGATGAGACTTTGATAATGGTTAGTTTGGATCTGAGCGGGCGCCCGTATCTGGTATGTGATCTGGCCCCTCTTCCGGACAAGGTGGGAAATTTTGATACGGAGCTGGTTCCGGAATTTTTAAGAGCCTTTGCCTTTTCCGGAGGGATCACCCTTCATGTGCGGCAGATTTCCGGATCGAACAGTCATCATATTATCGAAGGAATCTTTAAAGCATTGGCGCGGGCTTTGCGCCAAGCTGCAGCCCGGGATAACCTGGAGAAAGGGATTCCCTCCAGCAAAGGCATCTTGTAA
- the hisD gene encoding histidinol dehydrogenase, which translates to MIRIIDANSKEFSQLIEKKQVEDQGYRGLVEDILENIKVRGDQALIEYSQKFDCPTLTLDDLLVKKTEIEAAYAQVDEDYLLSLRMAMDQIRRFHEKQRTHSWMEPDEKGSITGQIYRPLERVGVYVPGGTASYPSSVMMNVLPAQVAGVEEIIMVTPPGKDGTLNPYTLVAAQEAGVQKIYKIGGAQAIAALAYGTDTIPKVDKITGPGNIFVTIAKKMVYGTVDIDMLAGPSEILVVADEKAKPEFLAADLLSQAEHDVLATALLVTTDGELALQVQQEVEKQLQVLSRREIAEKSINDHGAIILTADLKESMEIANLAAPEHLELMVEKPFEILGLVKNAGAVFLGAYAPEPVGDYWAGPNHILPTGGTARFYSPVTVDTFMKKTSVIYFTKEKLQSDGAHIIRLAEKEGLTAHAQAVQVRMKD; encoded by the coding sequence GTGATCAGAATAATCGATGCTAACAGCAAGGAATTTAGCCAATTAATCGAGAAAAAACAGGTGGAAGATCAAGGTTACCGTGGGTTGGTGGAAGACATTCTGGAGAACATAAAAGTGCGGGGGGATCAAGCCTTAATTGAGTATTCCCAAAAATTCGATTGTCCCACCCTGACCCTGGATGATCTTTTAGTTAAGAAAACAGAGATCGAAGCTGCATACGCCCAGGTGGATGAGGACTATCTTCTTTCTTTACGGATGGCCATGGATCAGATCCGTCGTTTTCACGAAAAGCAGCGCACCCATTCCTGGATGGAGCCGGATGAAAAAGGTTCCATCACGGGACAGATATACCGTCCTTTGGAACGGGTAGGGGTTTATGTGCCGGGAGGTACCGCATCCTATCCTTCTTCTGTGATGATGAATGTGCTCCCGGCTCAAGTCGCCGGCGTAGAAGAAATTATCATGGTTACCCCGCCGGGTAAGGACGGAACCCTCAATCCTTATACCTTGGTGGCTGCTCAAGAAGCGGGCGTCCAAAAAATTTATAAAATCGGGGGAGCTCAGGCGATTGCAGCATTAGCCTATGGTACCGATACGATTCCAAAGGTGGATAAGATCACAGGGCCGGGCAATATCTTTGTCACCATCGCGAAAAAAATGGTTTATGGCACCGTAGATATTGATATGCTGGCCGGACCCAGTGAGATTTTGGTGGTGGCTGATGAAAAGGCCAAACCGGAATTTTTGGCCGCTGATCTCCTTTCCCAAGCAGAGCATGATGTCCTGGCCACAGCACTTTTAGTGACCACCGATGGGGAACTAGCCCTTCAGGTGCAGCAGGAAGTGGAAAAACAGTTGCAGGTTCTTTCCCGGCGGGAGATTGCGGAGAAATCCATCAATGATCATGGCGCGATTATCTTGACCGCGGATTTAAAGGAATCCATGGAGATTGCCAATTTGGCAGCACCGGAGCATCTGGAGTTGATGGTGGAGAAACCTTTTGAGATTTTAGGACTGGTAAAAAATGCTGGAGCGGTATTTTTGGGAGCATATGCACCTGAACCTGTGGGAGATTATTGGGCAGGACCGAATCATATTTTGCCCACCGGGGGGACGGCACGCTTCTATTCTCCGGTGACGGTAGATACCTTTATGAAAAAAACCAGCGTCATTTATTTTACCAAGGAAAAACTGCAAAGTGACGGAGCACATATTATCCGACTGGCGGAAAAAGAAGGTTTGACCGCTCATGCCCAGGCAGTGCAAGTAAGGATGAAGGATTGA
- the hisG gene encoding ATP phosphoribosyltransferase — translation MNETHEINKTIKADTLTIALPKGKLGTDAIELLQKAGYPVESLETDSRKLFFAYPEENVNYIICRPTDVPTYVDYGAADLGIVGKDSLVESNKDVFELVDLKFGACRFVVAIPKKRAEELADEQGHVSLSHFNHTRVATKFPRVADVFLRDQGVQVEVIKLHGNIELAPKVNLSEMIVDIVSSGATLKENDLVPIAEIFSASARLIANRVSYRIKHERMQELIEKMRALTKEETESGDQNNRC, via the coding sequence ATGAATGAAACCCATGAAATAAATAAAACAATAAAAGCAGATACCTTAACTATTGCTCTGCCCAAAGGAAAATTGGGTACAGATGCCATCGAGCTCTTGCAAAAAGCAGGTTATCCTGTGGAATCATTGGAGACAGATTCCAGAAAACTCTTCTTTGCATATCCGGAAGAGAATGTCAATTATATTATTTGCCGTCCTACAGACGTCCCTACCTATGTAGATTATGGTGCAGCAGATCTGGGGATTGTGGGTAAGGACTCCCTGGTGGAAAGCAATAAGGATGTTTTTGAATTGGTGGATCTTAAATTCGGAGCCTGTCGTTTTGTGGTAGCAATCCCCAAAAAACGGGCTGAAGAATTGGCCGATGAACAGGGTCATGTTTCCCTTTCTCACTTCAATCATACTCGGGTTGCGACGAAATTTCCCCGTGTCGCGGATGTATTTTTGCGGGACCAGGGCGTCCAGGTTGAAGTCATTAAGCTGCACGGTAATATTGAATTGGCGCCAAAAGTAAATCTTTCGGAAATGATTGTCGATATTGTGTCCAGTGGTGCCACCCTTAAGGAAAATGATTTGGTGCCGATTGCAGAGATTTTTTCTGCCTCAGCCCGTCTCATTGCCAATCGGGTCAGTTATCGTATCAAACACGAAAGAATGCAGGAACTAATTGAAAAAATGCGGGCATTAACCAAGGAGGAGACAGAGTCTGGTGATCAGAATAATCGATGCTAA
- the hisZ gene encoding ATP phosphoribosyltransferase regulatory subunit, with protein sequence MKEKNSFQLPKGMRDLLPAEARAKRKLENCLINKFLSWGYEEVATPALEYYENLRPAETPEDQFFKLVDREGQILALRTDMTTPIARMTANHFSPADYPLKFFYLTRVFRYENIQMGRQREFYQGGVEFIGSKGAAADGEVIALAVETLKESGLADFQISLGHRDFLRGIIDQLKLDEEDELEVLKAVWKKDYVKLETILNRVQAASDIKEVILLLPTLRGDISVIHQASKVTNNPTSQAALENLAEIYRLLQVFGVEQHVFIDFGIVRDFDYYSGIIFEGYSPKVGAPILGGGRYDDLLSHYGAPAPATGFAIGLERLMLALGETEHDSDVLDYLVICQDWAAGIKKAQELRRSGFRVRTAFSKKETLPQAKEVIEL encoded by the coding sequence TTGAAGGAGAAAAATAGCTTTCAATTGCCGAAAGGGATGAGAGATCTCCTCCCTGCAGAAGCCAGAGCCAAAAGGAAACTGGAGAACTGTTTAATTAATAAATTTTTAAGCTGGGGCTATGAAGAAGTGGCGACTCCTGCTTTAGAGTACTATGAAAATTTACGTCCTGCGGAAACCCCGGAAGATCAGTTTTTCAAATTGGTTGACCGGGAAGGACAAATTTTGGCCCTGCGTACGGATATGACAACACCCATTGCCCGGATGACGGCCAATCATTTTTCCCCGGCCGATTATCCCTTGAAGTTTTTCTATCTCACCCGGGTTTTTCGCTATGAAAATATTCAAATGGGCCGGCAACGGGAATTTTATCAAGGAGGCGTGGAATTTATCGGCTCCAAGGGAGCAGCTGCGGACGGCGAAGTCATCGCCTTGGCGGTGGAGACCTTAAAGGAATCAGGCTTAGCTGATTTTCAAATCAGTTTAGGTCACCGGGATTTTCTTCGAGGGATCATCGATCAGTTAAAACTGGATGAAGAGGATGAGCTGGAGGTTCTCAAAGCAGTATGGAAAAAAGATTACGTAAAATTAGAAACTATCTTAAACCGCGTTCAGGCAGCATCGGACATTAAAGAAGTAATTTTACTTTTACCTACTTTGAGAGGGGATATCAGCGTCATTCATCAGGCCTCAAAGGTCACCAATAACCCCACATCTCAAGCTGCTTTGGAGAATCTGGCAGAAATTTATCGTCTGCTCCAGGTTTTCGGCGTGGAGCAGCATGTTTTTATTGACTTTGGCATTGTACGGGATTTTGATTACTATAGTGGTATTATTTTTGAAGGTTATAGTCCTAAAGTGGGAGCACCCATTTTAGGAGGGGGCAGGTATGATGATCTTTTAAGCCATTATGGTGCTCCGGCACCGGCGACAGGCTTTGCCATCGGCTTGGAACGCTTGATGCTGGCCTTGGGGGAAACGGAGCATGATTCCGATGTCCTGGACTATCTGGTGATCTGTCAAGATTGGGCAGCGGGTATTAAAAAAGCTCAGGAATTGCGCCGGAGTGGTTTTAGGGTGCGGACGGCATTCAGCAAGAAGGAAACTTTGCCCCAAGCCAAAGAAGTGATTGAGTTATAA
- a CDS encoding TIGR03986 family CRISPR-associated RAMP protein produces MEKGVIIVLKSKKGICIGNIKMQNGKTIGIKPWFTVTMDMNNQEIQYTLEKGQLTEIEYNGKKYNSSISTKKLSPNTIVKNQDNTQKIFKSNNKSSTFNKMQNNYSEEYKYTEKREAKAPYNFVDLNEKVVTAEFPSPGELKECIRKGKDRLSGHINLEVETITPLYIRGGLARDEFIESKDETKCDKPDFFAPSGNIRIPGSSLRGMIRSLVEIISYSKIGPVDRRKRFFFRAVADTSKLGLDYRTSMVDENDSFYPKIKAGFLEKSESSYFIKPSKVIHNTQIYRVNFNTRNRMLENSQITCDPFSLKEIFFEAVSPTLHRHFRGRNKEIPYNLKYAKVTRVSLNAEQGLKKGCLVSSGNLGDKKHMHWIINLADENVEPTQIPEELIYNYTEDANRDPRADLLNQLKKHGGSVPCFYLTDEQGEITAFGHTGMFRLPYKRTIGEIIPSSHNNEDVFDIAEAIFGKESQFSSRVFFEDAILNPGQRNVLMGTLSPKILGSPKPTTFQHYLKQPQGVNTPLKSLVHWNSKEAQIRGLKMYWHRNINGSNDNWVEKKDQIKESDTQHTQIKPVKEGTCFTGKIRFENLSRVELGALLFALNFPEKHYHKIGMGKPLGMGTIKITPTLVIKDKKTRYASLFKDEDWVRGEEKDDIVKYTKSFEEYILKNIDGTSSKSLWDIPRMRQLSHLTDWNKTTLTNWLQKTDYMKLEQFKNVLPSPEEY; encoded by the coding sequence ATGGAAAAGGGAGTAATTATTGTTTTAAAAAGTAAAAAAGGTATATGTATCGGAAATATTAAAATGCAAAATGGGAAAACCATCGGTATAAAACCCTGGTTTACTGTTACTATGGATATGAATAATCAAGAAATTCAGTATACTCTTGAAAAAGGTCAGCTTACTGAAATCGAATATAACGGTAAAAAATATAATAGTTCAATCTCAACAAAAAAATTATCTCCAAATACTATCGTAAAAAATCAAGATAATACTCAAAAAATTTTTAAATCTAATAATAAAAGTTCCACATTTAATAAAATGCAGAATAATTATTCGGAAGAGTACAAATACACGGAGAAGAGAGAAGCCAAAGCCCCATACAATTTTGTTGACCTAAATGAAAAGGTGGTAACAGCTGAATTTCCCTCTCCTGGCGAACTTAAGGAGTGCATTCGAAAAGGTAAGGATAGGTTATCGGGACATATTAATTTAGAAGTTGAAACCATCACTCCTTTGTATATCAGAGGCGGATTGGCAAGGGATGAATTTATTGAATCCAAGGATGAAACAAAATGCGATAAGCCTGATTTTTTTGCTCCGAGTGGAAATATTAGAATTCCTGGAAGCAGTCTGCGGGGCATGATTCGGAGTCTTGTGGAAATTATTAGTTATAGTAAAATAGGACCAGTGGATAGGAGAAAACGTTTCTTTTTCCGGGCTGTCGCAGATACCTCAAAGCTTGGGCTTGATTACCGTACTTCAATGGTGGATGAGAATGATTCTTTCTATCCAAAAATTAAAGCTGGTTTTCTTGAAAAAAGCGAGAGTAGCTATTTCATTAAACCATCAAAGGTTATTCATAATACTCAAATCTATCGTGTTAATTTTAATACCAGAAATAGAATGCTTGAAAATTCACAGATTACATGTGACCCGTTTAGTTTAAAAGAAATATTTTTTGAGGCTGTTTCCCCAACTTTACACCGACATTTTAGAGGCCGTAACAAAGAAATTCCATATAATTTGAAGTATGCAAAGGTAACCAGAGTAAGTCTTAATGCTGAACAAGGATTAAAAAAAGGTTGCTTGGTATCTTCTGGTAATCTTGGAGACAAAAAGCATATGCATTGGATCATAAATTTAGCCGATGAAAATGTTGAACCCACTCAAATCCCTGAGGAACTGATATATAATTATACGGAAGATGCTAATCGTGACCCACGGGCAGATTTGCTTAATCAACTTAAAAAACATGGTGGTAGTGTTCCTTGCTTTTATCTCACTGATGAACAGGGAGAAATAACAGCTTTTGGTCATACTGGCATGTTCCGCTTACCTTATAAAAGAACAATTGGCGAAATAATACCCTCCTCTCATAATAATGAAGATGTATTTGATATTGCAGAAGCTATTTTTGGCAAGGAATCTCAATTTTCTTCACGAGTATTCTTTGAAGATGCTATTTTAAATCCAGGTCAGAGAAATGTGTTGATGGGGACATTATCGCCAAAAATCTTAGGATCACCTAAACCGACTACCTTTCAACATTATCTGAAACAGCCTCAAGGTGTTAATACCCCACTGAAATCTTTAGTACATTGGAACAGCAAAGAAGCACAGATAAGGGGCTTAAAAATGTATTGGCACCGGAATATAAATGGGAGCAATGATAACTGGGTTGAGAAAAAAGACCAAATCAAGGAATCTGATACCCAACATACCCAGATAAAACCGGTAAAAGAAGGTACCTGCTTTACTGGAAAAATTCGGTTTGAGAATTTGTCACGAGTGGAGTTAGGAGCACTGTTATTTGCCTTGAATTTTCCGGAAAAGCACTATCATAAGATTGGTATGGGAAAACCATTAGGCATGGGAACTATCAAAATTACACCTACATTAGTTATCAAAGATAAAAAAACGAGATATGCAAGTTTGTTTAAGGACGAAGATTGGGTGCGTGGAGAAGAAAAAGACGATATAGTTAAATACACAAAGAGCTTTGAGGAGTACATATTGAAAAACATAGATGGAACATCCTCTAAGTCTTTATGGGATATACCACGGATGAGGCAATTAAGTCATCTAACAGATTGGAATAAAACCACTTTAACTAATTGGTTGCAAAAAACAGATTATATGAAATTAGAGCAATTTAAGAATGTACTTCCTTCACCAGAAGAATATTAG
- the csx19 gene encoding CRISPR-associated protein Csx19, with product MNSKELGLNFKEIKTKSVLSELVLDDYQAVEAEALNMPEGSLVVTYLHYKVLIGMITDGKIKFPQEKTFLPKHLLKMRIFNQEQELHLWKSKGNIFKKRLRIDNISDGEEQEVVDAQQILWGTKANAVGYWTELKEDRGTELIIPLPISACSVNTGKKRIALTTRNYISYNNRCQAGYVDCRFVKIANYERGE from the coding sequence ATGAATAGTAAAGAATTGGGTTTGAATTTTAAAGAGATAAAAACTAAATCAGTACTCAGTGAATTGGTGTTGGACGATTATCAGGCTGTTGAGGCTGAGGCCTTAAATATGCCGGAAGGGTCTTTAGTAGTCACTTATTTACACTATAAGGTTTTAATTGGCATGATTACTGATGGAAAAATAAAGTTCCCCCAAGAAAAGACCTTTCTGCCGAAACATTTATTAAAAATGCGTATTTTTAATCAAGAACAGGAACTCCATTTATGGAAGAGTAAAGGAAATATATTTAAAAAGCGATTAAGGATAGATAATATTTCTGACGGAGAAGAACAGGAAGTTGTCGATGCACAGCAGATACTATGGGGAACTAAGGCAAACGCTGTTGGTTACTGGACGGAACTAAAGGAAGACAGAGGTACGGAATTAATCATACCTCTCCCAATTTCCGCATGTTCGGTTAATACCGGAAAAAAACGCATTGCATTAACCACAAGAAATTATATTTCTTATAATAACAGATGCCAGGCAGGGTATGTAGACTGCCGTTTTGTAAAGATAGCCAATTATGAGAGGGGGGAATAG
- a CDS encoding RAMP superfamily CRISPR-associated protein: MKNAAIIGKILLQGKLILDSPLIIGSEETGNSVDITVLKDHQGRPYIPATSLTGVMRHFFFESFVPNMQDKEKQEQINMFWGYENRQNKDNCFQSALAISDSFLSPQENPIIRVRDGVKLDSYLGIAEDKCKFDYEVVEPGITFDLKMEITLREANREHKEVYLEILALLAEAMEQGEITLGRMTTKGFGRFRLVDTSWYQYDFTQVANVFAWLNRDLEQVKKTSIKPSDMFTKKGRSLEIKAHFSIKNSLIIRSYSGTPEEPDAVHITSAGKTILPGTSVKGAVRNRALEIINVLGGNGEKMTKSLFGWADTECSENKGKTKQKSRLIVRETEINNTISMVQNRIKIDRFTGGTITGALFNTMPLWPGDDKKAMVTIEMLVPDFEEWEAGLLLLIVKDLWTGDLPLGGEKNVGRGVLQGISVEIRVDKNIIAISETPNGNLSVGGAADMLEGLVTSLAAKCQAEGGCS; encoded by the coding sequence ATGAAGAATGCGGCAATAATCGGGAAAATTCTCCTTCAAGGAAAACTTATTTTGGACAGCCCACTTATTATTGGATCAGAAGAAACAGGCAATTCGGTGGATATTACTGTTTTAAAAGATCATCAGGGAAGACCATATATTCCAGCTACTTCTCTCACAGGAGTTATGCGGCACTTCTTTTTCGAAAGTTTTGTGCCCAATATGCAAGATAAGGAAAAGCAAGAGCAAATAAATATGTTCTGGGGATATGAGAATCGGCAAAATAAGGATAATTGCTTTCAAAGTGCACTTGCTATCTCAGACTCGTTCTTGTCTCCTCAAGAAAATCCTATCATTCGGGTACGGGATGGAGTAAAACTGGATAGCTATCTGGGGATTGCAGAGGATAAATGCAAATTTGACTATGAGGTTGTCGAACCGGGAATTACCTTTGATCTAAAGATGGAGATAACTTTGCGCGAGGCCAATCGGGAACATAAAGAAGTATATTTGGAAATCTTAGCTCTGTTGGCAGAGGCTATGGAACAAGGGGAAATCACTTTAGGTAGAATGACAACGAAAGGCTTTGGCCGGTTTCGGCTGGTGGATACCTCTTGGTACCAATATGATTTTACACAGGTTGCAAATGTCTTTGCTTGGCTAAACAGAGATTTAGAGCAGGTGAAAAAAACTTCCATCAAACCCAGCGATATGTTTACTAAAAAGGGTCGATCATTGGAAATTAAAGCTCACTTCTCGATAAAGAATTCCTTAATTATAAGATCTTATTCAGGAACTCCGGAAGAACCTGATGCTGTTCATATTACATCAGCAGGTAAGACTATATTACCTGGCACCTCAGTAAAAGGGGCAGTAAGAAATCGAGCTCTGGAAATTATAAATGTTTTAGGGGGAAATGGGGAGAAAATGACCAAATCTCTCTTTGGTTGGGCCGATACTGAATGTTCTGAAAATAAAGGTAAAACAAAGCAGAAAAGCCGATTGATAGTACGGGAAACGGAGATTAATAATACAATTTCCATGGTGCAAAATCGGATTAAGATAGACCGTTTTACAGGGGGAACTATAACCGGAGCTTTGTTTAACACCATGCCCCTTTGGCCGGGGGACGACAAGAAAGCGATGGTAACGATTGAAATGCTTGTGCCGGATTTTGAGGAATGGGAAGCGGGACTTCTTCTTTTGATTGTGAAAGACCTTTGGACAGGGGATCTTCCCCTGGGGGGAGAAAAGAATGTGGGTCGTGGGGTGCTTCAAGGTATTAGTGTGGAGATTAGGGTGGATAAAAATATTATTGCGATTTCAGAAACGCCTAATGGAAATTTATCAGTTGGGGGTGCTGCAGATATGCTGGAAGGACTTGTCACCTCCTTGGCAGCAAAGTGCCAGGCAGAAGGAGGGTGCTCATGA